In the genome of Rhodamnia argentea isolate NSW1041297 chromosome 3, ASM2092103v1, whole genome shotgun sequence, one region contains:
- the LOC115743036 gene encoding syntaxin-23-like, translated as MADHVTAHRSLETAVHQSADVVSNYRHYVHYIGTSEDTPMFREKLHEARQHVGDLLKDISAEIEHEIHGHSKTAVFCHVGHEFLVSTLIPVGILRSSSTFSPSSCQAKNNVVDAKIVEEFGVVVREYRETERLEAEEEALHVPVAPQQANLLTSRDKNDEAGRNAAQDADLREPLDELKRIEALLLENENTLKEILRDEEENEEEDKSMPPTFREPCRCQPLKLVTKNRNQHFWIAFVKSSDRAFCWTDSVSTLLPRFS; from the exons ATGGCCGATCACGTGACTGCTCATCGGTCTTTGGAGACGGCCGTACATCAGTCAGCCGACGTCGTTTCTAATTATCGACATTACGTGCATTATATCGGAACCTCGGAGGACACTCCTATGTTCCGCGAAAAACT GCACGAGGCGAGACAACATGTCGGGGATCTGCTAAAGGATATATCAGCTGAAATAGAACATGAAATCCACGGTCATAGTAAA ACTGCAGTTTTCTGTCACGTCGGACATGAGTTTCTTGTTTCTACCTTGATTCCAGTCGGTATCCTTCGTAGTAGCTCAACATTTTCGCCATCGTCCTGCCAGGCTAAGAACAATGTTGTAGATGCCAAAATCGTCGAAGAGTTTGGTGTAGTCGTAAGGGAATATCGAGAGACTGAAAGGCTTGAAGCTGAAGAGGAAGCGTTGCATGTTCCTGTTGCTCCCCAGCAAGCAAATCTTTTGACTTCGAG AGATAAGAATGATGAGGCAGGCAGAAATGCAGCCCAGGATGCCGATTTGCGTGAACCTCTCGATGAACTGAAAAG AATAGAGGCGCTGCTCCTGGAAAATGAGAATACCCTCAAAGAGATCCTcagagatgaagaagaaaacgagGAGGAA GACAAGTCCATGCCGCCAACATTCCGAGAGCCCTGCAGGTGTCAACCGCTCAAGCTTGTGACAAAAAATCGAAATCAGCATTTCTG GATTGCTTTTGTCAAGTCCTCGGATCGTGCTTTTTGTTGGACTGATAGTGTCTCTACCTTACTTCCCCGTTTTTCCTAG
- the LOC115743112 gene encoding uncharacterized protein LOC115743112, with product MGNRLACCRADEHVAHPIETTFKLPSPLPTWPPGSGFASGSINLGGLQVCQVSSFNKIWAIHEGGPDNLGATFFEPSQIPERFSVLGFYCQPNNQALHGWVLVGKDGTNDPSNGALKEPIDYTPIWNSEALHINKDGNGYIWCPVPPEGYAAIGHVVTTSPEKPSTDKIRCVRLDFTDQCESDTWIWGPGKVIDTNGINVFTMRPESRGPQARGACLGTFVAKNGGKDSPHSLTCLKNNNPDYAQSMPNLSQIEALFQAYAPFMYFHPEESYFPCSVEWFFSNGALLYHKGEESNPVKIEPMGSSLPQGGSNNGEYWLDLPGDAREKEIVRRGDLQSGQAYLHVKPMNGATFSDIAIWLFYPFNGPARAKVKFFNVSLGRIGQHVGDWEHVTLRVSNFTGELWSAYFSQHSKGVWVNASELEFHSGNKIVVYSSWHGHAMYPKPGLVLQGNGGIGIRNDTKKSKNFMDTGVNYSVVAVDYPNSPVNEPPWLNYFREWGPKISYDLKKEIKKVEKLLPGKLKLAFEKLVRDLPREMLGEEGPTGPKVKSNWSGDEL from the exons ATGGGGAATCGCCTTGCGTGTTGTCGTGCCGATGAGCATGTCGCCCATCCCATTGAAACCACCTTCAAGCTTCCATCTCCATTACCGACTTGGCCACCGG GTTCGGGTTTTGCAAGCGGTAGTATCAACCTTGGAGGGCTACAGGTGTGTCAAGTTTCTTCTTTCAACAAGATTTGGGCTATTCATGAGGGAGGACCAGACAATCTCGGAGCAACATTTTTTGAACCTTCACAAATACCAGAAAGGTTCTCTGTTTTGGGATTCTATTGCCAACCCAATAACCAGGCTCTTCATGGGTGGGTTCTTGTTGGGAAGGACGGGACAAATGACCCCTCAAATGGAGCTCTCAAGGAGCCAATCGATTATACTCCGATATGGAACAGTGAGGCCTTGCACATTAATAAAGATGGCAATGGTTATATTTGGTGCCCGGTTCCCCCTGAAGGCTATGCTGCCATTGGACACGTCGTGACCACCTCGCCGGAGAAGCCGTCCACAGACAAAATCCGATGCGTGCGCTTGGACTTCACTGACCAATGCGAGAGCGACACATGGATTTGGGGCCCTGGCAAGGTGATCGACACAAATGGGATCAATGTGTTCACCATGAGACCTGAGAGCAGAGGACCACAAGCCAGAGGGGCATGTCTCGGGACATTCGTCGCCAAAAATGGCGGTAAAGATTCTCCTCACTCTCTCACATGCTTGAAGAATAACAACCCGGATTACGCACAGTCCATGCCCAACCTAAGCCAAATTGAAGCATTATTTCAAGCTTATGCGCCATTCATGTACTTCCATCCAGAAGAATCGTATTTCCCATGCTCGGTGGAGTGGTTTTTCAGCAATGGGGCTCTACTATATCACAAAGGCGAAGAGTCGAATCCCGTTAAAATCGAGCCTATGGGCTCGAGCCTTCCCCAAGGTGGTTCCAATAACGGTGAGTATTGGTTGGATCTTCCCGGGGATGCAAGAGAGAAGGAGATAGTAAGAAGAGGAGACTTGCAAAGCGGCCAAGCATATTTGCATGTCAAACCCATGAATGGCGCCACCTTTAGTGACATAGCCATATGGCTCTTCTACCCTTTCAATGGCCCTGCCAGAGCTAAAGTTAAGTTCTTCAATGTCTCATTGGGAAGAATCGGCCAGCATGTCGGTGACTGGGAGCATGTGACCTTAAGAGTAAGCAACTTCACCGGAGAGCTATGGAGCGCATATTTCTCTCAGCACAGTAAGGGTGTTTGGGTGAATGCTTCGGAACTAGAGTTTCACAGTGGGAATAAGATCGTGGTCTACTCATCGTGGCACGGCCATGCTATGTACCCAAAACCAGGATTAGTATTGCAGGGCAATGGAGGTATTGGAATAAGGAACGACACGAAGAAGAGCAAGAATTTCATGGACACCGGAGTCAACTACTCAGTAGTTGCGGTGGACTATCCAAATTCTCCGGTGAATGAACCGCCGTGGCTAAATTATTTCAGAGAGTGGGGTCCGAAAATTAGTTATGATCTCAAAAAAGAGATCAAGAAAGTGGAGAAGCTATTGCCCGGAAAGCTTAAATTggcttttgaaaaacttgtgaGAGATCTACCTAGAGAGATGCTGGGTGAGGAAGGGCCTACTGGGCCAAAGGTGAAGAGCAACTGGAGTGGAGATGAACTTTGA
- the LOC115743116 gene encoding phosphatidylinositol-glycan biosynthesis class X protein isoform X1: MNLKLERKGLLRSNSMEDRRRGRPGIFLALGILMIVSSRVGFSASDSSSTSEVEMLNPDGSAAYDAFTVPCHEKWVAKSYFDKYRSLDDATFEHYRDVELTPCSSEMLPHDPRNAFKLSGLDHSLTGEGSHRSLFAGIRISIDEEFAAKSLFHSCEVMLVERLPSGVFADPFELQHIQDRGVYGEVAVFGDTNLELPSFLSNRTLVEVHMFFSPDGLLEQKHGLEIKVEVPLHACYQPLDGSGYSAVQFGEPDVFARCRMEKRSSNQSHLFVLTSNGAISYKNPTVWKIPSGVETHAGFVSIVTFLSASLSALVIIVASVFHSNIKLHENVKIS; the protein is encoded by the exons ATGAATCTAAAGTTGGAGCGAAAGGGGCTTCTCCGCAGCAACTCCATGGAAGATCGTCGGCGAGGTCGTCCCGGGATCTTTCTGGCACTCGGAATCCTGATGATAGTGTCTTCTCGCGTCGGCTTTTCAGCGTCCGATTCATCGTCGACGAGCGAG GTGGAAATGCTTAACCCAGATGGTTCCGCGGCTTACGATGCATTTACAGTTCCTTGCCACGAGAAATGGGTTGCGAAATCTTACTTTGACAAGTATAGAAGTTTAGACGATGCCACTTTCGAACATTATAGAGATGTCGAGCTTACTCCTTGCTCGTCTGAAATGCTGCCCCATGATCCACGTAATGCGTTCAAACTGTCTGGTTTGGATCACTCTCTGACTGGTGAAGGCTCTCATCGGAGTCTCTTCGCGGGGATTAGGATTAGCATTGATGAGGAGTTTGCAGCCAAGTCACTTTTTCACTCCTGTGAGGTCATGCTCGTCGAAAGACTTCCCTCCGGAGTGTTTGCTGACCCATTTGAGCTGCAACACATTCAGGACCGTGGAG TATATGGTGAAGTTGCTGTCTTCGGAGATACGAATTTGGAGTTGCCTTCATTTCTTTCAAATCGTACCCTTGTTGAGGTTCACATGTTTTTTAGCCCCGACGGCCTGTTGGAGCAGAAGCATGGCCTTGAAATCAAAGTAGAAGTTCCATTACATGCATGCTATCAG CCCCTAGATGGAAGTGGCTATTCAGCGGTTCAATTTGGAGAACCAGACGTTTTTGCACGTTGCCGCATGGAGAAAAGGTCAAGCAATCAATCCCATTTGTTCGTTTTGACTAGTAATGGTGCTATATCTTATAAGAATCCTACAGTTTGGAAAATACCATCAGGCGTAGAAACACATGCTGGATTTGTATCAATTGTTACCTTTCTGTCGGCCTCATTATCTGCCCTTGTGATAATTGTGGCATCTGTGTTTCATTCAAACATCAAACTGCACGAGAATGTGAAAATATCTTAG
- the LOC115743116 gene encoding phosphatidylinositol-glycan biosynthesis class X protein isoform X2, with the protein MVPRLTMHLQFLATRNGLRNLTLTSSHRSLFAGIRISIDEEFAAKSLFHSCEVMLVERLPSGVFADPFELQHIQDRGVYGEVAVFGDTNLELPSFLSNRTLVEVHMFFSPDGLLEQKHGLEIKVEVPLHACYQPLDGSGYSAVQFGEPDVFARCRMEKRSSNQSHLFVLTSNGAISYKNPTVWKIPSGVETHAGFVSIVTFLSASLSALVIIVASVFHSNIKLHENVKIS; encoded by the exons ATGGTTCCGCGGCTTACGATGCATTTACAGTTCCTTGCCACGAGAAATGGGTTGCGAAATCTTACTTTGACAA GCTCTCATCGGAGTCTCTTCGCGGGGATTAGGATTAGCATTGATGAGGAGTTTGCAGCCAAGTCACTTTTTCACTCCTGTGAGGTCATGCTCGTCGAAAGACTTCCCTCCGGAGTGTTTGCTGACCCATTTGAGCTGCAACACATTCAGGACCGTGGAG TATATGGTGAAGTTGCTGTCTTCGGAGATACGAATTTGGAGTTGCCTTCATTTCTTTCAAATCGTACCCTTGTTGAGGTTCACATGTTTTTTAGCCCCGACGGCCTGTTGGAGCAGAAGCATGGCCTTGAAATCAAAGTAGAAGTTCCATTACATGCATGCTATCAG CCCCTAGATGGAAGTGGCTATTCAGCGGTTCAATTTGGAGAACCAGACGTTTTTGCACGTTGCCGCATGGAGAAAAGGTCAAGCAATCAATCCCATTTGTTCGTTTTGACTAGTAATGGTGCTATATCTTATAAGAATCCTACAGTTTGGAAAATACCATCAGGCGTAGAAACACATGCTGGATTTGTATCAATTGTTACCTTTCTGTCGGCCTCATTATCTGCCCTTGTGATAATTGTGGCATCTGTGTTTCATTCAAACATCAAACTGCACGAGAATGTGAAAATATCTTAG
- the LOC115743122 gene encoding protein SAMBA isoform X1: protein MNSSSSSPSRSSMSTAAVVGGSTSNVALSAEEFPFLPDPVCIHDLKDEAMLVLKADLKAALDKEVKSMDEESWKFEGPRSRINLLSKPGDRGWIVNDNVGNLAGRQRSAAGICGGRDSFNACWCLLSLTNVIYPPRRLVFFSCLLCEERSLWVYKHGLRHVRGCFPTTKI from the exons ATGAACAGTAGCTCCTCATCGCCGTCTCGCTCGTCGATGTCGACGGCGGCGGTCGTCGGCGGGAGCACGAGCAACGTCGCTTTGTCCGCGGAGGAGTTCCCCTTCCTGCCCGATCCCGTTTGCATTCACGACCTCAAGGACGAGGCAATGCTAG TTCTGAAAGCTGATCTGAAGGCTGCGCTGGACAAGGAGGTCAAATCCATGGATGAGGAGAGCTGGAAGTTCGAAGGACCTCGGTCTCGTATCAATCTCTTGTCTAAACCAG GAGACCGTGGCTGGATCGTGAATGACAATGTTGGTAACTTGGCGGGTCGCCAAAGATCAGCTGCTGGTATTTGTGGAGGCAGGGACAGCTTCAATGCTTGTTGGTGCCTTCTTTCTCTTACCAATGTCATCTACCCTCCAAGAAGACTAGTGTTCTTTTCCTGTCTGTTATGTGAAGAACGAAGTTTATGGGTTTATAAGCATGGGTTGAGACATGTACGTGGTTGTTTTCCAACAACAAAGATCTGA
- the LOC115743122 gene encoding protein SAMBA isoform X2, whose product MNSSSSSPSRSSMSTAAVVGGSTSNVALSAEEFPFLPDPVCIHDLKDEAMLVLKADLKAALDKEVKSMDEESWKFEGPRSRINLLSKPGGFLPRQMAIARHKYSASAK is encoded by the exons ATGAACAGTAGCTCCTCATCGCCGTCTCGCTCGTCGATGTCGACGGCGGCGGTCGTCGGCGGGAGCACGAGCAACGTCGCTTTGTCCGCGGAGGAGTTCCCCTTCCTGCCCGATCCCGTTTGCATTCACGACCTCAAGGACGAGGCAATGCTAG TTCTGAAAGCTGATCTGAAGGCTGCGCTGGACAAGGAGGTCAAATCCATGGATGAGGAGAGCTGGAAGTTCGAAGGACCTCGGTCTCGTATCAATCTCTTGTCTAAACCAG GTGGATTTCTTCCCAGACAAATGGCGATAGCTAGGCATAAGTACTCCGCTTCTGCAAAGTAA
- the LOC115743113 gene encoding heat shock factor protein HSF8 isoform X2, translated as MVDDPATDSIVSWSPTNNSFVVWKPPEFARDLLPKYFKHNNFSSFVRQLNTYGFRKVDPDRWEFANEGFLKGQKHLLKSISRRKPAYGQGSQQTQQPPGQSSSVGACVEVGKFGLEEEVERLKRDKNVLMQELVRLRQQQQATDGQLQTMVQRLHGMEQRQQQMMSFLAKAVQSPGFFAQFVQQQNESNRRITEVNKKRRLRRDGLSENEHTAASDGQIVKYQPPLKEAAKALFRQMMKVEAPQRESFNNSPESFLLGDGSSLSSGMDSRTSSRISGVTLQEVPPTSSQLPEIPPASGVSANDPSSAISELHCPSQGTAKVTTNQFPDMDMLSGAQEAEAVSITQADTVMPGISQTQDIVLDDIANISRDDYMGADLHNGDYMDATSFINGSIPIELDSISPDPDIDALLENSTFWDDLLVQSPIPDEGESTSAEANSGANDVQPMENGWDKAAEHMDQLTEQMGLLTSDNQGT; from the exons ATGGTGGACGACCCCGCGACGGACTCGATCGTGTCGTGGAGCCCCACGAACAACAGCTTCGTGGTTTGGAAGCCGCCGGAGTTCGCTAGGGATTTGTTGCCCAAGTATTTCAAGCACAATAACTTCTCGAGCTTCGTTCGCCAGCTGAACACTTAC GGTTTCCGGAAAGTTGATCCAGATCGCTGGGAATTTGCAAATGAGGGTTTTCTGAAGGGTCAGAAACACCTACTAAAGAGCATAAGTAGACGAAAACCTGCCTATGGACAGGGCAGTCAACAGACGCAGCAACCTCCTGGACAGAGTTCTTCAGTAGGGGCATGTGTGGAGGTTGGCAAGTTTGGGCTTGAGGAAGAAGTTGAGAGGCTCAAAAGGGACAAGAATGTGCTCATGCAAGAGCTTGTGAGGTTGAGGCAGCAGCAGCAGGCCACTGATGGCCAACTGCAAACTATGGTCCAACGACTCCATGGGATGGAGCAGCGACAGCAGCAGATGATGTCATTCCTAGCAAAAGCTGTGCAGAGCCCGGGTTTCTTTGCTCAGTTTGTACAGCAACAAAATGAGAGCAACAGGCGCATCACTGAAGTGAATAAGAAACGGAGACTACGGCGAGATGGTTTATCTGAGAATGAGCATACTGCTGCTTCCGATGGACAGATTGTTAAGTACCAGCCTCCATTAAAAGAGGCTGCCAAAGCATTATTCAGGCAGATGATGAAAGTAGAAGCTCCTCAGCGGGAGTCTTTTAACAATAGTCCAGAGAGTTTTCTGCTTGGTGATGGTTCATCTCTGTCCAGTGGCATGGACAGTAGGACTTCCAGTCGCATCTCTGGAGTGACTCTTCAAGAGGTCCCACCAACTTCTAGCCAGCTTCCTGAGATTCCGCCAGCTTCGGGGGTCTCAGCAAATGATCCCTCATCTGCCATATCTGAATTACATTGTCCTTCACAGGGTACTGCTAAGGTCACTACTAACCAGTTTCCAGATATGGATATGCTCTCAGGAGCACAGGAAGCTGAAGCAGTCTCCATTACTCAGGCAGATACGGTTATGCCTGGGATCTCTCAAACCCAAGACATTGTGCTGGACGATATTGCTAATATATCCAGAGATGACTACATGGGAGCAGATCTGCATAATGGTGATTACATGGATGCTACATCATTTATTAACGGGTCGATCCCCATAGAACTCGATAGCATTTCCCCTGATCCCGACATCGATGCTTTGTTAGAGAATTCCACCTTCTGGGATGATCTTCTGGTGCAGAGCCCTATACCGGATGAGGGTGAATCAACTTCAGCAGAAGCTAATTCTGGGGCAAACGATGTGCAGCCGATGGAGAATGGATGGGACAAAGCCGCCGAGCATATGGATCAGCTTACTGAACAGATGGGCCTCCTCACATCTGATAACCAGGGGACTTGA
- the LOC115743113 gene encoding heat shock factor protein HSF8 isoform X1, whose translation MSAPKDGASDDGGGAKQNAPPAPAPMSSANAPPPFLSKTYDMVDDPATDSIVSWSPTNNSFVVWKPPEFARDLLPKYFKHNNFSSFVRQLNTYGFRKVDPDRWEFANEGFLKGQKHLLKSISRRKPAYGQGSQQTQQPPGQSSSVGACVEVGKFGLEEEVERLKRDKNVLMQELVRLRQQQQATDGQLQTMVQRLHGMEQRQQQMMSFLAKAVQSPGFFAQFVQQQNESNRRITEVNKKRRLRRDGLSENEHTAASDGQIVKYQPPLKEAAKALFRQMMKVEAPQRESFNNSPESFLLGDGSSLSSGMDSRTSSRISGVTLQEVPPTSSQLPEIPPASGVSANDPSSAISELHCPSQGTAKVTTNQFPDMDMLSGAQEAEAVSITQADTVMPGISQTQDIVLDDIANISRDDYMGADLHNGDYMDATSFINGSIPIELDSISPDPDIDALLENSTFWDDLLVQSPIPDEGESTSAEANSGANDVQPMENGWDKAAEHMDQLTEQMGLLTSDNQGT comes from the exons ATGTCAGCTCCAAAGGACGGGGCCAGCGATGACGGAGGAGGCGCCAAGCAGAACGCCCCGCCGGCCCCTGCGCCGATGTCGAGCGCCAACGCGCCCCCGCCGTTCCTCAGCAAGACGTACGACATGGTGGACGACCCCGCGACGGACTCGATCGTGTCGTGGAGCCCCACGAACAACAGCTTCGTGGTTTGGAAGCCGCCGGAGTTCGCTAGGGATTTGTTGCCCAAGTATTTCAAGCACAATAACTTCTCGAGCTTCGTTCGCCAGCTGAACACTTAC GGTTTCCGGAAAGTTGATCCAGATCGCTGGGAATTTGCAAATGAGGGTTTTCTGAAGGGTCAGAAACACCTACTAAAGAGCATAAGTAGACGAAAACCTGCCTATGGACAGGGCAGTCAACAGACGCAGCAACCTCCTGGACAGAGTTCTTCAGTAGGGGCATGTGTGGAGGTTGGCAAGTTTGGGCTTGAGGAAGAAGTTGAGAGGCTCAAAAGGGACAAGAATGTGCTCATGCAAGAGCTTGTGAGGTTGAGGCAGCAGCAGCAGGCCACTGATGGCCAACTGCAAACTATGGTCCAACGACTCCATGGGATGGAGCAGCGACAGCAGCAGATGATGTCATTCCTAGCAAAAGCTGTGCAGAGCCCGGGTTTCTTTGCTCAGTTTGTACAGCAACAAAATGAGAGCAACAGGCGCATCACTGAAGTGAATAAGAAACGGAGACTACGGCGAGATGGTTTATCTGAGAATGAGCATACTGCTGCTTCCGATGGACAGATTGTTAAGTACCAGCCTCCATTAAAAGAGGCTGCCAAAGCATTATTCAGGCAGATGATGAAAGTAGAAGCTCCTCAGCGGGAGTCTTTTAACAATAGTCCAGAGAGTTTTCTGCTTGGTGATGGTTCATCTCTGTCCAGTGGCATGGACAGTAGGACTTCCAGTCGCATCTCTGGAGTGACTCTTCAAGAGGTCCCACCAACTTCTAGCCAGCTTCCTGAGATTCCGCCAGCTTCGGGGGTCTCAGCAAATGATCCCTCATCTGCCATATCTGAATTACATTGTCCTTCACAGGGTACTGCTAAGGTCACTACTAACCAGTTTCCAGATATGGATATGCTCTCAGGAGCACAGGAAGCTGAAGCAGTCTCCATTACTCAGGCAGATACGGTTATGCCTGGGATCTCTCAAACCCAAGACATTGTGCTGGACGATATTGCTAATATATCCAGAGATGACTACATGGGAGCAGATCTGCATAATGGTGATTACATGGATGCTACATCATTTATTAACGGGTCGATCCCCATAGAACTCGATAGCATTTCCCCTGATCCCGACATCGATGCTTTGTTAGAGAATTCCACCTTCTGGGATGATCTTCTGGTGCAGAGCCCTATACCGGATGAGGGTGAATCAACTTCAGCAGAAGCTAATTCTGGGGCAAACGATGTGCAGCCGATGGAGAATGGATGGGACAAAGCCGCCGAGCATATGGATCAGCTTACTGAACAGATGGGCCTCCTCACATCTGATAACCAGGGGACTTGA
- the LOC115743109 gene encoding LOW QUALITY PROTEIN: pentatricopeptide repeat-containing protein At1g63400-like (The sequence of the model RefSeq protein was modified relative to this genomic sequence to represent the inferred CDS: inserted 2 bases in 1 codon) has product MGVYLRRNARLTGYYLLRYSAVLRKKPPFRSHYVVSSAALVEDHVFNEIPEVETWKPAVTYRHEGRSHVFDETPDVETWKPAVTNRYRCEDRSHVFDENPEFETWKPAVRHTHEERSKHRLFSLLGKVLKSLNWKVAWRIRFQRIVNEHEFEVSIDVLRTMVHVFAVAGMRLEVYALLRDMVCYLKELNVDMLELTDFLLERPADVVGLAVIYNVLIKVFAANSMLKNAEDLFWKGTEIELEPDVYSTNFLLKCSVEADREVFAKDLFDIMKYRGPAPNARTYTIMLNYFSKLNLSADEFLSQASAILEDMEKKGISCTVVTYGTLIRGLCQVGAIGDALGLIQKFQKEDRPLNCYCFNAIIYGFCQKGQLSEALEVLEEMQNYGVFPDVYSYSILIDGFCKKGDVEKSLSLFHEMEVFNIRPTIVSYSSLCHGLCNAGLMELSHGFFRESGYRGIEYDNIAYDILIDGFLNQGHVSSANRLFQEMINHNVHPCASTFTNMISGFCQYCREGNSEEALKLDQDIFRTSSVFTTVINRLCKEGKPEKAWELLAPMLKKNIFPDVVMCSILMHGFAKSSKLEVARKLYGKMLKAGIMPDVVMNTILIDILFREKQKVEALKLFMYMIDEGLLPDTRCYTSIIAGFCRLGDMRTAWALFSKMSRKKVRPSVFTFKCLIDGFSKQGRMDLAGQVFLEMKTQGVDPDAXNIQVLVAAYHRTGNMKEKEEMLLEMQKNGLETVERMRE; this is encoded by the exons ATGGGTGTATATTTACGTAGGAATGCTCGTTTAACCGGTTACTATTTGCTTCGTTATTCCGCAGTTCTACGAAAAAAGCCGCCATTTAGATCGCATTACGTGGTTTCTTCGGCCGCGCTGGTGGAGGACCATGTATTTAATGAAATTCCAGAGGTTGAGACTTGGAAACCTGCTGTGACGTATAGGCACGAAGGTAGAAGCCATGTGTTTGATGAAACTCCAGACGTTGAGACTTGGAAACCTGCTGTGACGAATAGGTATAGGTGCGAAGATAGAAGCCATGTGTTTGATGAAAATCCAGAGTTTGAGACTTGGAAACCTGCTGTGAGGCATACGCACGAAGAGAGAAGTAAGCACAGGTTGTTCTCTTTGCTCGGTAAGGTGCTAAAGTCTTTAAATTGGAAGGTGGCCTGGAGAATTAGATTCCAGAGAATTGTAAACGAGCATGAGTTTGAAGTTTCCATTGATGTCCTTAGGACGATGGTTCATGTCTTTGCGGTCGCAGGCATGCGGCTTGAAGTTTATGCCTTGCTGAGAGATATGGTTTGCTATTTGAAGGAGTTGAATGTGGACATGTTAGAATTGACCGACTTTCTGCTTGAGAGGCCAGCTGATGTGGTTGGATTGGCTGTTATTTATAATGTGCTGATAAAGGTCTTTGCAGCCAATTCAATGCTTAAAAATGCCGAAGATCTGTTTTGGAAGGGTACAGAAATTGAGCTCGAGCCCGATGTCTACTCGACCAACTTCTTACTCAAATGCTCAGTTGAAGCAGATAGAGAGGTCTTTGCTAAAGATTTATTTGACATCATGAAATATCGTGGGCCAGCACCTAATGCGAGGACGTATACAATCATGCTGaactatttttctaaactaaATCTTAGTGCAGATGAATTTCTCAGCCAAGCTTCGGCAATCCTGGAAGATATGGAGAAAAAAGGGATAAGCTGCACTGTTGTAACATATGGTACACTCATACGTGGACTTTGTCAAGTTGGTGCCATTGGGGATGCTTTGGGTTTGATACAGAAATTTCAGAAGGAGGACCGACCTTTAAATTGTTATTGTTTTAATGCCATTATTTATGGTTTTTGCCAGAAAGGCCAGTTGTCAGAGGCACTGGAAGTACTGGAGGAGATGCAGAACTATGGTGTATTTCCAGATGTCTATAGCTATAGCATTTTGATTGATGGGTTCTGCAAGAAGGGGGATGTTGAGAAAAGTCTAAGTCTGTTTCACGAGATGGAAGTTTTCAACATTAGACCTACAATAGTTAGCTATAGCTCACTTTGTCATGGTCTATGTAACGCAGGTTTGATGGAATTGTCACATGGTTTTTTCCGAGAAAGTGGTTATCGTGGCATTGAGTATGACAATATTGCTTATGATATCTTAATTGATGGTTTCCTAAATCAGGGTCATGTCAGTTCTGCCAACAGACTTTTTCAAGAGATGATTAATCATAATGTTCATCCCTGTGCTTCCACCTTTACAAATATGATTAGCGGATTTTGCCAATATTGCAGAGAAGGAAATTCTGAGGAAGCTTTGAAACTAGACCAGGACATATTTCGCACCTCTTCTGTGTTTACTACGGTTATAAACAGACTCTGCAAGGAGGGAAAACCAGAAAAAGCATGGGAGCTCCTCGCTCCAATgcttaagaaaaatattttcccggaTGTTGTTATGTGTAGTATTCTTATGCATGGTTTTGCAAAAAGCTCAAAGTTGGAAGTAGCACGAAAGTTGTATGGGAAAATGCTAAAAGCTGGGATCATGCCTGACGTGGTCATGAATACTATTCTTATTGACATTTTGTTTCGCGAGAAACAAAAGGTTGAGGCTTTGAAGTTGTTCATGTATATGATAGACGAGGGTTTGCTTCCCGATACTAGATGCTACACATCTATCATAGCTGGCTTCTGTAGACTTGGAGACATGAGGACGGCTTGGGCGTTATTCAGTAAAATGTCAAGGAAAAAAGTTCGTCCTAGCGTTTTTACTTTTAAATGTCTGATTGATGGATTCTCCAAGCAAGGACGCATGGACTTGGCTGGGCAGGTGTTTCTTGAGATGAAAACACAAGGAGTTGATCCTGATGC GAACATACAAGTCCTTGTAGCTGCCTATCACAGAACTGGCAAtatgaaggaaaaggaagagatgCTTCTTGAAATGCAGAAGAATGGGTTAGAAACTGTGGAGAGGATGCGAGAGTGA
- the LOC115743123 gene encoding immediate early response 3-interacting protein 1-like, producing MGLWTLLEGLLLLANALAILNEDRFLAPRGWGFQEFPGGKAKSLKGQVIGLIYATQYLRVPLVILNSICIIIKLVSG from the coding sequence ATGGGTTTGTGGACATTACTTGAAGGGCTTTTGCTTCTTGCCAATGCTCTTGCAATATTGAATGAGGACCGTTTCCTAGCTCCCAGGGGCTGGGGCTTCCAAGAATTTCCAGGCGGCAAGGCGAAATCATTAAAAGGACAGGTTATAGGTCTCATTTACGCGACCCAGTACTTAAGGGTTCCCCTTGTTATTTTGAACAGCATTTGTATAATCATAAAGCTGGTCTCTGGCTAG